A region of the Carya illinoinensis cultivar Pawnee chromosome 16, C.illinoinensisPawnee_v1, whole genome shotgun sequence genome:
ATACCAGAAGGCCATACAATATCCTCCCCGCAGCTGCCTATTCCCACAATTTGTGCGTGTGGCAAACCTCTGCCACCTTGTAGGACAATGAAACAAGTGTCCAATGAGATATAGGTTCGGCTTTCTGCAACAACTCATCTGTCTACTCTAGCATTcatcttttcattaaatagaaATAATGAGTTATTATTGCTTAAAGCGCATAAACCATAAAATGGAGAACACCTCCAAAACAATTTCAATGACCGCATGCACATCCATCCCAAAGAATCTGCTTCAGAAGCGTTCGTGCAAAGCAAATTAATGCGAATGCATGCCCCCAACAACTAATCGCTTAAGCCAATGAAGAAACCAATTAAGAACAAAGAACCACCAGAACAACTATATGAATAACAAGAAAGTGACTTAGGCCAGATACTTGGCAAGTTAACCAACAATTAGCATTCTGAGAAGAATACAAACGGTGCCCCAAACCAAGAAACACTATATTTTCCCTTGAGAAAGCTTCTAACATCTACACTCAAACTACTAGACAAAACCAGTTCTAAAAATTTACAAGGGACCAGAACTAATCATCACAGATGAAAATTCAACATGCAAACTGCCCTACTCTCCATCAGATGCTCCCTCCACTTCCTTCTCGGGAGCTCCATCAGATGCTCCCTCCACTTCCTTCTCTGAACCTCCATCACCCTGGAAAAGTAATAAAAGCCACTTGTTCAGAATAAAAAAACATACGACAAAACAATAAAAGCCACTTGTTCAGAATAAAAAACATACGACAAAACAATCTAAATAAAGAAACTTAAAATCAAAAGGAAGAAATAACTGCAACATCTAGGAACGAattacatcttcatcttcagCATTATGATTCTCCAAGGCCTGTTCATACTCTGTCTTAAGATCAGAAGCTTTATCCTGGTAAACTTTCTTCTCCTGAAAACCAAATATGCCAAAAAGGTCAGGACACTCGTATAATTTAGCATTCGACTTTGAAGAGAATAACAATAATTCAAGACTCACTTCTTCAGTCAAGGTTCTCCACTTCTCTCCACCCTCCTTTGCAACCTAAGTTTCATCGACCAGCAAGATAATAAGACTAACCACAATCGAATCACAAAccagaaaataaatttagtgCAAAGATTTATACCACTTTGACGTCCTTGGAATCGGGATGTGCTTCCTTATAGGCCTTTCTAAAGTCATCCCTGAAACATAGAATAAATCCGctcagaatatatataaatatatatatttatatatatatcacacaaAGAATAATGCATGGCATTATGATAAACGCAAAAACCAATCAAAACAAGGATCTGATCAGactgtagagagagagagagagagagagagagagagagagagagagagagagagagagagagagagagagagagagagagagagagtctgtaCATGAAGAGAAAGAAGGCAGTGGGAGGGCGCTTGGGCATGCTTGGATCCTTGCCCTTCTTCACCTTCTTCTCAGCTTTTGCTTTCTTTGCCTTAGGTCCTGCTGTACCTATTTTCTTCCTGCGtaaatattcaaaatcaatttatttaaaataaaaagggacGTTAATAGCGGAATAACACGCACAGAAAACCAAATATACCTGTCTGCAGGCTTCTTTTTGGACTCAGTGGACATCTCCACGACTTGAGCCtctaaaacagaaaataaacagGAATAGTAAAACATATGCATCAAAATAGGTTCTTGTTTATTTGAACGAAAAGAAAACAAGTGATATTTTGAGATACGAATATACATAAATGAGAGGATACGAACCGAGATTAAGTTTGATTTTGGCATCGAGGCTGCAACTGTGCATGCTTATGAGAGCCACTGGAacattcttgttgcactcttcaCTGCGTACAGCAAGCAGTAATCAAAACCCATCTTCATCAAATATCAATCGAACCAAAATTGAAGGCATTTAATAAAAACTACAATTCAAAGTCCGCTAATACCGCGTTGTAAAAATAGTTGAGAtgtgtatattaaaaaaataaaacataaacgTTTCGTTTTCTTAACGAGCATTAGAAAACGTTTCTCGACTacagaagagagggagagagaatatGGAAAAGGGTACCATCGAGCAAAAGCGCTGCCATCTTTGGCGCGAAGGAGAGAAGAAGTGGCAGTCTGGGACTCCGAAGAGGCCTCCACTCTCTTCCTCCCCTTTACTCCACCAATAGTAGCCATTTTCGTGCTTGTGCTTGTTGGAATGTCTGTGTTTTAATCTCGAACGGACACAGGCACAGGCAAATAGACAGATTGGggagggaagaaagaaaaggcaaATATAAATGGAAAAGGGGAAAGCGGAGAAAGATATATAAAACACGAAATGAAGAgcggggcggggcggggcgggAGCAGAATCAGAAATTCAGAATATGAACGAATAACCTTTTTGAGTTTTCGTAACTTTTGGCgcctctctctctgttttcgtTACCCGCGCGTGGATTTTCCATGCTATGTACTATGCCTGTAGTACTCGTggcttaaaattttaaaagtaatcATTTCTCCTCTAATTTAAGTTTagctttttttttatctaaaaatatattaatctaCGAATATAATTAACCTAGTAATTTTTTcgatagttttttatttttttatttatatttaatgattaagtaagtattttttattgttattgtaaaacttttttaattatttaaaagtattttaaaaatacatggaaaaaaagacaaaaataaaatttacacttACAATCTTAAAAGTCCCGAGTCAATGGCTGTAGAGACACACTTAACTTCAACAAAAAAGAAACGAGAAATAGGAATAATGAAGTGAAGCATACTCTAATGGTGCCTTCAAAGAGGATCTACCAATACTCGTACTTGTGCCCCATTTTACCCTCACGTGTTCTCTCTTAGTTGCTCTCTCTATTATAATTGTAAGAGAACTTTTTCCTGAGCCTGAGACTTAGGAGTGCAAGCCCAAATATAAAGGGTTCAAGCCAATTAGGCAATCCCTCGGCCCACAAAGGATCCCTAACCCTAAAGGAATGTGAACAAGATACACATCGCCCTGATTCCTCCCTACACCACCTAGCCCCAAAGGGTCTAAACACGCGAGCAAGTAGTGCATGCAGGGAACCCTTGATCCCCTGACAACAAAGAAGGAGGTAGAGGGGATCCAATGTGTCACGCCTACCACCAAGCAAATGGGACAGACGGTCATGTCGCATTTATGACATTTGATTGAAGACACAGTTGAAGTGACATGTACTTCTAACACAGTGAATAAGCAATTGACCCCCAGAAATCAAGTATATAAGACGATCCCAAATACTATGAACTCTCTCTGAActatctatttatagacattaAACTCTAAGATGGgactgactttggcattgggAACTCCTCAGCCACCACCATGGCCCCCGTCTAGCGGTATTTTCTTTATGTCCACAAGCCTAAAATCAAAAATCCGAGTTGCTGAGAACCCGGCTCGAAGGCGTACCAAACACAACATTAACAGTGTCGTCGTCTATGGGATCTTTAGACTTCATGTGTCCTTCACATGCTTGCAAGAATCCGCTCTCAAATGACTCGGGGACAGGATGAGGCAACGACATTGATAAGCATGGGAGCAACAATCGCAGGAACGGACCAATAATGAGGGGAGGAAAAGGAGGCGCTTGATGGAACCACCACTGGGTTGAAAGGTAAGGCGGCGGCAAACAAATGTGGAGGCTCCAATAAAACTGGAAGGGGAGCCAGCATGATGAGGGAAGGAGAAAACGAGAAGGGTGTCCTCCCGCCCCCACCTGAATGCACCCCAGTAGACAACAAGCACGAGCTTAGGAAGGTGGAGCCAAACGAATTGCTAGAGCTAGTCTCGCTAGATCCAAGCCATCAAAAAGCCACCGCCGAGATCGGCACCAAGATAACTCTCAAGATGCAGGACATTATGTAGCAATTCCTCAAGGAGCACCAAGATGTATTCGCCTGGAATCATGAGGACAAGCCAGGAATCGACTCAGAAATCATACAACATCACTTGAGTGTGGACCCCAAGGCTAAAGGGGTGAGGCAGAAACGCAGAAGCTTCGGTGTAGAGAAGAATACTACCAATGCTGTACAGGTTGACCAGTTACTTACAGTAGGATTCATACGAGAGCCTCACTACCTGGACTAGCTATCCAACATGGTGCTGGTAAAGCAGCCAAGCGGCCagtggagaatgtgtgtggaCTTCACCAACCTGAATAAGGCTTGCCCGAATAACAGCTTCCCGCTTCCTTACATCGACCTGATTGTTGACTTGACAATGAGTCACTACATGCTGAACTTCATGGACGCCTACTACGGGTACAACCAAATCCACATGAACTTGGACGACGAGGAGATGACGCCATTCATCACAACAACTCAgtcatgccttttgggttaaagAACACAGGCACCACCTATCAGCAGTTAGTCAACCGCATGTTTAAGGACCAAATCGGGAAGAATATGGAGGTCTAAATGGACGACATATTAGTCAAAAGTGGAAACCTCGAGCAGCACTTGGATGACTTACAAGAAGCCTTCACGATGTTAAGGTAGTACCAGATGAAGTTGAACCAGCAAAGTGTGCTTTCGACGTGGGCTCCGAGAAGTTCCTAGGCTTTATGGTTTTGGAACAAGGAATCAAAGCCAACTCGGAGAAGGTGGAAGCTATACACGATGTCCCTCAGAGCATAAACGACATCCAGAAGCTCGTGGGCAGGGTGATGGCCCTCAATCGCTTTGTGTCAAAATACACTGATAAATGTCTCCCCTTCTTGAAAGTGCTGTGAAAAGGCCGAAGCTGGGATGAAGAATGCAAACGGGAGTTCGACACCCTCAAAAAGTACCTCACCAACCCTTTGTTGCTCAGCCAGCCTAGGTGTGAGGAAGTCTTGATCTTGTGCCTGTCTATCTCCCCGCAGGCAGCCTCTTCAACCTTGGTATGAGACTACGACAGACTCCAAAGACCCATATACTACACCAGTCAAGCCTATCGAGGAGGGGAGACCAAATACCCTCGCATAGAGTAGCTAGCTTTCGCATTGGTAGTAACCACTCGGAAGCTTCCCTCATATTTTCAAGCCCACCCAATCAAAGTCCTCACCAAGACCCCCTTGAAGAAGATCCTACAAAGGTCGAACGCCTCATGCCACCTCATGAACTGGGTTGTGGAGTTAAGCGAATTTGAAATTGAGTACACACCGCGTACCTCGATCAAGGGATAGGAGCTGAAGGAGTTTACCAGCTTCCCTTAGAAGGTTGAATATGCACAACCTTTGAGAAGACTGGCAAGTCTTTGTCAACGGCTTGTCTTGCCAAGATGGAGGGCAAGTGGGAGTGCATATAACTACAAACAAGGGCAAGGAGCACAAGTATACAATCAAGCTGGCATTCAAGACTACAAACAACGAGGTAGAATATGGGGTGTTGTTTTTGTGCCTGACAATCGCCAAGTCTCTGGGTACCAAGGAAGTGGAAGTATGATCCGACTCCCCGATGGTGGTTAGCCAAGTATGAGGGGAGTTTGTGGCGAAGAGAGATAAGCTGAAAAAGTACCTAACGCTAATAGAGGCCAAGCGCCTGCTTCAAGTATTTCCAGATTCAACAAATTTTGAGGATCAAGAACCACAAGGCGAACAAGCTAGCAAAAGCAGCACCCAGGCAAAAGAGTACCCTATTCCCAAAACCAACAATATTCAAGACCATCGAGGTCCCCACCGTGGGGATTGAAGCGACAGAGATCGGGCCAGGAGTGCCAGAATGGGCCTCGAACATTCTCAAGTATTTGGACGCCAACGAAGTGCCCGGCGACAGGTGGGTAGCCAAGAAGATTAGGAACCAAGTAGCACGATACACCATGGTTGATGGAGTTCTGTATCGAAGAGGATATTCCATGCTCCTCTTGAGATGTATCTCATCTGAGAAGGCAAAATATGTGCTAGTAGAAATATATGGGAGAATTTGAGGCAACCACTCTAAAGGAAAAGTGCTAGCAGGTAAAGTAATCTGAGCAGGGTACTACTGGCCGCCGGCCCTGAAGGATGCTGGGGAGTATGTGCAGATATGCCAGAAGTGCCAAGAATATTCCAGGGTGCCTCATCGCCTGCCAGAAGAACAAACGTCGATCACCTCATCCTGGCCCTTCTCCTAGTGGGGGTCAACCTGGTAGGCCCCTCCCCGCGGGTAAATGGGGAGTAAAGTTTGTTGTGGTTGCGGTAGACTACTTCACCAAGTGGGTGGAGGCCGAGGTGCTTGCAGAGATCACGATGAACAACATCACACATTTCCTATAAAAGAACTCCGTTCATCTTGGCCTATGGCCATGAATCAATGTTTTCGATTGAAGTCAAGATCCCTACCTACAGGGTATAGCACTTTAAACAAGACTTCAAAGACAAGCAACTTAAGGAACAACTCGACCTGTTGGAGGGAGTCAATCTAAAGGTAGAAGTGACGATAACCGCCTACAAAAGGAGGGCAGAGAGATGCTTCAACAGGAGGGTATGCCCGAGATCATTCAAAGTCAGAGACCTTGTGTTGAAACTAACTGGAACCACCACTCGAGATAAGGGGAAACTGGGCCTTTAGTGGGAAGTCTCAACGTAGTTGTCGCCAACATCCACTCGTGCGCCTATTGCCTCCGAGACTCCCGAGAGAAAGAGCTGCCACATCCTTGGATCGCCGAGCATCTGTGAATGTTTTATCATTAAAAACTTTATAATTTCTAATTCACCTTCCTGTGTTGTTAGCACAAATTCAATTAATGAGAATATGACTTTCCAGGAATAAAGTGAAAGGGCTGCGTTGACATCAACTAGAATCAGTTGTCCGATAAAATCTCGGCGATTACATACCGCCTTACAGGGTACCAAAGGGGTGGGTGTAACTCCCTAGGCTGCCTTGTCCCTCTAGCAGCAAAGTGCGGGCCAGCCTTTGGTGGCCTGAAAATTTACCTTCCTCATGGGTGTCAATATATAGGAGTAGTCTAGTTCGAAACTGCCCAAACAACCTACCTCTCTGCTAGGGTCAACATGCGAGACTAGCCCCACCGATAGCCTAATCTCTCTTACAGAGAAGAGCGAGTCTAGCTTCACTGCTGCCCAAACAACTTATCCCAACCTTCACCACGATGAAGAAGGGACATATCACCAGCTTAGCCCT
Encoded here:
- the LOC122298565 gene encoding high mobility group B protein 7, which encodes MATIGGVKGRKRVEASSESQTATSSLLRAKDGSAFARCEECNKNVPVALISMHSCSLDAKIKLNLEAQVVEMSTESKKKPADRKKIGTAGPKAKKAKAEKKVKKGKDPSMPKRPPTAFFLFMDDFRKAYKEAHPDSKDVKVVAKEGGEKWRTLTEEEKKVYQDKASDLKTEYEQALENHNAEDEDGDGGSEKEVEGASDGAPEKEVEGASDGE